In a genomic window of Xylophilus rhododendri:
- a CDS encoding alcohol dehydrogenase, with protein sequence MLRDDMEAGETAEPTLRYAHSWRIEAFGAPLAPHRMPAPEPQGRELLLRTRRCGVCHSDLHLSDGYFDLGGGKRLTMAERDIVPPLTPGHEIVGELIAAGPCADLEGLALGKSYLVCPWIGCGRCGPCRKGRGHLCLVPRAIGIQRIGGYSDRVIVPEGRYLIDIEGLDPSEAATLACAGLTAYSAISKGQGEKDDWLALIGLGGVGSAGLQIARGLGFERIAVVDMDAAKLDRAMAHGAHWAVNTRETDASARLRSGTGGIETVVDFVGSSQTAQLGLDVLLRGGSYIAVGMLGGKLQLPLPLLATRAITVRGSYTGSLAELRELVALAQVGRIEAAPVETMAHARVNEALDKLRKGLASARQVLDYD encoded by the coding sequence ATGCTGAGAGACGACATGGAAGCCGGCGAAACCGCCGAACCGACGCTGCGTTACGCCCACTCCTGGCGCATCGAGGCCTTCGGCGCGCCGCTGGCGCCGCACCGCATGCCGGCGCCCGAGCCGCAGGGCAGGGAACTGCTGCTGCGCACCCGGCGCTGCGGTGTCTGCCATTCCGACCTGCATCTGTCGGACGGCTATTTCGACCTCGGCGGCGGCAAGCGCCTGACCATGGCCGAACGCGACATCGTGCCGCCGCTCACGCCCGGCCACGAGATCGTGGGGGAACTCATCGCCGCCGGTCCGTGCGCCGATTTGGAGGGCCTGGCCCTGGGCAAGAGCTACCTGGTCTGCCCCTGGATCGGCTGCGGCCGCTGCGGCCCCTGCCGCAAGGGGCGCGGCCATCTCTGCCTGGTGCCGCGCGCCATCGGCATCCAGCGCATCGGAGGCTACAGCGACCGGGTGATCGTGCCCGAGGGCCGCTACCTGATCGACATCGAGGGCCTGGACCCGAGCGAAGCCGCCACCCTGGCCTGCGCCGGCCTCACCGCCTACTCGGCCATCTCCAAGGGCCAGGGCGAGAAGGACGACTGGCTGGCCCTGATCGGCCTGGGCGGCGTGGGCAGCGCCGGCCTGCAGATCGCCCGCGGCCTGGGCTTCGAACGCATCGCCGTGGTGGACATGGATGCCGCCAAACTCGACCGGGCCATGGCCCATGGCGCGCACTGGGCGGTGAACACACGCGAGACCGATGCGTCCGCCCGGCTGCGTTCGGGCACCGGCGGCATCGAGACGGTGGTCGATTTCGTCGGCTCCAGCCAGACCGCGCAGCTAGGCCTGGACGTCCTGCTGCGCGGCGGCAGCTATATCGCCGTCGGCATGCTGGGCGGCAAGCTCCAGCTGCCCTTGCCGCTGCTGGCGACCCGTGCGATCACCGTGCGCGGCAGCTATACCGGCAGCCTGGCGGAGCTGCGCGAACTGGTGGCGCTGGCCCAGGTCGGGCGCATCGAGGCGGCGCCGGTGGAGACCATGGCGCATGCGCGGGTCAACGAAGCGCTCGACAAGCTGCGCAAGGGTTTGGCCAGCGCACGGCAGGTGCTGGATTACGACTAG
- a CDS encoding YbfB/YjiJ family MFS transporter — protein sequence MSSALPSSRRPDAPSVGLHIFAGLCASLVGIGLARFAYTPLIPPLIEAHWFAAADVVTLGAANLGGYLLGALLGRPLAARVGAVACLRWMMVLVTLAFVGCAFPLSLAWFFGWRLVSGVAGGAMMVLVAATVLPHVPPARKGVASGAIFLGVGLGVAASGTVVPLLLNFGLRNTWLGLAMLSAVLTAASWFAWPASTPVAKPASAAPATAGAPAAGLAVLYVQYALMAIGLVPPMVFLVDFIARGLGAGAHLGSLFWVVYGLGSIAGPPLYGLLADRLGPRPTVRLALAVQVLVLAGAWGTGSLALLALLTLVIGSFPSGIVPLVLAHVHESVPHDAARQNQVWSRATTVFAAAQAAAGYGFSALFNASGGNYRLLFICAAAALLVALLAELGRRPAVQPLRGRA from the coding sequence ATGTCTTCAGCCTTGCCTTCTTCCCGCCGGCCCGATGCGCCTTCGGTGGGCCTCCACATCTTCGCCGGCTTGTGCGCCAGCCTGGTCGGCATCGGCCTGGCGCGTTTCGCCTACACCCCGCTGATTCCGCCGCTGATCGAGGCGCACTGGTTCGCCGCCGCCGATGTGGTCACCCTGGGCGCGGCCAACCTGGGCGGCTACCTGCTCGGCGCGCTGCTGGGGCGGCCGCTGGCGGCCCGGGTGGGCGCCGTCGCCTGCCTGCGCTGGATGATGGTGCTGGTGACGCTGGCCTTCGTCGGCTGCGCCTTCCCGCTGTCGCTGGCCTGGTTCTTCGGCTGGCGCCTGGTGTCGGGCGTGGCGGGCGGCGCGATGATGGTGCTGGTCGCCGCTACCGTGCTGCCGCATGTGCCGCCGGCCCGCAAGGGGGTGGCCAGCGGGGCGATCTTCCTGGGCGTAGGTCTCGGCGTGGCGGCCTCGGGCACGGTGGTGCCGCTGCTGCTGAACTTCGGACTGCGCAATACCTGGCTGGGGCTGGCCATGCTGTCCGCCGTGCTGACGGCCGCCAGCTGGTTCGCCTGGCCTGCGTCCACCCCGGTCGCCAAGCCTGCCTCGGCGGCACCCGCGACGGCAGGCGCACCGGCGGCGGGCCTGGCGGTGCTGTATGTGCAATACGCCCTGATGGCCATCGGGCTGGTGCCGCCCATGGTCTTCCTGGTGGACTTCATCGCCCGCGGCCTGGGCGCCGGTGCCCATCTCGGTTCGCTGTTCTGGGTGGTCTACGGCCTGGGTTCCATCGCCGGCCCGCCGCTGTACGGCCTGCTGGCCGACCGCCTGGGGCCGCGGCCCACGGTGCGGCTGGCCCTGGCCGTGCAGGTGCTGGTGCTGGCCGGCGCCTGGGGCACGGGCAGCCTGGCCTTGCTGGCGCTGCTCACCTTGGTCATCGGCAGCTTTCCCTCCGGCATCGTGCCGCTGGTGCTGGCCCATGTGCATGAATCGGTGCCGCACGACGCGGCGCGCCAGAACCAGGTGTGGAGCCGCGCCACCACCGTCTTCGCCGCGGCCCAGGCGGCCGCGGGTTATGGCTTCTCGGCGCTGTTCAATGCCAGCGGCGGCAACTACCGGCTGCTGTTCATCTGCGCCGCCGCCGCGCTGCTGGTGGCGCTGCTGGCCGAGCTGGGCAGGCGTCCCGCGGTGCAGCCTCTGCGCGGTCGCGCCTAG
- a CDS encoding SDR family NAD(P)-dependent oxidoreductase, protein MAQKLAGKVAVVTGASSGIGLAAAKAFAAEGATVYITGRRQAELDAALAEIGSSAIGIQADSTRMDDLDRVFSTVAARQGRIDVLYANAGGGSMLPLGAITEQHFDDTFDRNVKAVVFTVQKALPLLEKAVSGASVILAGSTTSVMGTASFSIYSATKAAVRNLARSWALDLKGKAIRVNTLSPGPIHTPGLVELAGPDAAQQQGLLDYLGSQVPLGRVGRPEEIARVALFLASDDASFVNGAELFADGGQAQV, encoded by the coding sequence ATGGCTCAGAAACTCGCAGGCAAGGTGGCCGTGGTGACCGGTGCAAGCTCGGGCATTGGCCTGGCGGCCGCCAAGGCTTTCGCGGCGGAAGGCGCGACCGTCTACATCACCGGCCGCCGCCAGGCCGAGCTGGATGCGGCGCTGGCCGAGATCGGTTCTTCCGCCATCGGCATCCAGGCCGACTCCACCCGGATGGACGACCTGGACCGGGTCTTCTCCACCGTCGCAGCCCGGCAAGGCCGCATCGACGTGCTGTATGCCAATGCGGGCGGCGGATCGATGCTGCCCCTGGGCGCCATCACCGAACAGCACTTCGACGACACCTTCGACCGCAACGTCAAGGCCGTGGTGTTCACCGTGCAAAAAGCCTTGCCGCTGCTGGAGAAGGCCGTCAGCGGCGCCTCGGTGATCCTGGCCGGCTCCACCACCAGCGTGATGGGCACCGCCAGCTTCAGCATCTACAGCGCCACCAAGGCGGCGGTGCGCAACCTGGCGCGCAGCTGGGCGCTGGACTTGAAGGGCAAGGCGATCCGCGTCAACACCCTGTCGCCCGGCCCGATCCACACGCCGGGCCTGGTCGAACTGGCCGGCCCGGACGCGGCGCAGCAGCAGGGCCTGCTCGACTACCTGGGCAGCCAGGTGCCGCTGGGCCGTGTCGGCCGGCCGGAGGAGATCGCCCGGGTGGCGCTGTTCCTGGCTTCGGACGATGCCTCCTTCGTCAACGGCGCCGAGCTGTTCGCCGATGGCGGCCAGGCGCAGGTCTGA
- a CDS encoding LysR substrate-binding domain-containing protein has protein sequence MDQLLALRVFVRIAETGGFSRAADSMNIPRPTVTKLVQDLERHLGTRLLSRTTRQVQVTAEGSAYYERARQVLADVDDMDLLAGGSRRQLSGRLRVDIGSVLAQRILIPALPAFRERYPGLRLELGVSDRPIDLIGDGVDCAIRGGELPDSRMVARHLAALEWVSCASADYLARHGEPRHPDELLAAGPDGTRHALAGYFSSLSGRAFALEFHRAGETVLVRPEEGVHCNESTAHLQALVCGLGVGQTFRFAVAPHLADGSMRAVLGDWTRPAHRLSLVYPGGRELNARVRAFSDWAAEVFAPFDGR, from the coding sequence ATGGACCAGCTCCTGGCCTTGAGGGTCTTCGTCCGCATCGCCGAAACCGGCGGCTTCTCGCGCGCGGCCGATTCGATGAACATCCCGCGCCCCACGGTCACCAAACTCGTGCAGGACCTGGAGCGGCACCTGGGCACCCGGCTGCTCAGCCGCACCACCCGCCAGGTGCAGGTGACGGCCGAGGGCTCGGCCTATTACGAACGCGCCCGGCAGGTGCTGGCCGATGTGGACGACATGGATCTGCTGGCCGGCGGCTCCCGCCGGCAACTCAGCGGCCGGCTGCGGGTGGATATCGGCTCGGTGCTGGCCCAGCGCATCCTGATACCGGCGCTGCCAGCGTTCCGTGAGCGTTATCCGGGCCTGCGGCTGGAGCTGGGCGTGAGCGACCGGCCGATCGACCTGATCGGCGACGGTGTCGATTGCGCGATCCGCGGCGGCGAGCTGCCCGACAGCCGCATGGTGGCGCGCCACCTGGCTGCGCTGGAGTGGGTGAGCTGCGCCAGCGCCGACTACCTGGCCCGGCACGGCGAGCCCCGGCATCCCGACGAGCTGCTGGCCGCCGGTCCGGATGGCACACGGCATGCCCTGGCCGGCTATTTTTCATCCTTGTCCGGTCGGGCCTTCGCGCTGGAGTTCCATCGGGCCGGGGAGACGGTGCTCGTCAGGCCCGAGGAGGGCGTCCATTGCAACGAAAGCACGGCGCATCTGCAGGCCCTGGTCTGCGGCCTGGGCGTGGGCCAGACCTTCCGTTTCGCCGTCGCACCGCACCTGGCCGATGGCTCGATGCGTGCCGTGCTGGGCGACTGGACGCGGCCGGCCCACAGGCTCAGTTTGGTCTATCCCGGCGGGCGGGAACTCAATGCCCGGGTGCGTGCCTTCTCCGACTGGGCCGCGGAGGTCTTCGCGCCCTTCGATGGCCGCTAG
- a CDS encoding LysR family transcriptional regulator: MHSAERIKGIDVFVATAEAGSFTAAAERLHLSSSAVGKAVARLEARLGQRLFERSTRRLALTDAGTAFLQVCVRVLDELASAEKVLAAQSVEPSGRLRLDLPVTFGLRQVMPLLLAYTQLHPAVLPQVSFTDRFVDVIDEGIDLAVRIGGPDVWPADLGHACLGAERLVFCAAPAYLQRCGTPVSADELPGHELVMYGRAEGSPSPWRIARGEAAVERRMFDARIVVGNGQAQLDAVLAGCGIAQLATWLAGDALREGRLVQILPDWSVDGLPLNLVWPRSKRLLPKVSGLVAYLSDRLGVR; encoded by the coding sequence ATGCACAGCGCCGAACGCATCAAGGGCATAGACGTCTTCGTCGCCACCGCCGAAGCCGGCAGCTTCACCGCCGCCGCCGAGCGCCTGCACCTCAGCAGTTCCGCCGTCGGCAAGGCCGTGGCCCGGCTCGAAGCCCGGCTGGGCCAGCGCCTGTTCGAGCGCAGCACCCGCCGCCTGGCGCTGACCGATGCCGGCACCGCCTTCCTGCAGGTCTGCGTGCGGGTGCTCGACGAACTGGCATCCGCCGAGAAGGTGCTGGCCGCGCAGAGCGTGGAGCCCTCCGGCCGCCTGCGCCTGGACCTGCCGGTGACCTTCGGCCTGCGCCAGGTCATGCCCCTGCTGCTGGCCTACACGCAGCTGCATCCGGCGGTGCTGCCGCAGGTCTCCTTCACCGACCGCTTCGTGGACGTGATCGACGAGGGCATCGACCTGGCCGTGCGCATCGGCGGCCCGGATGTCTGGCCGGCCGACCTGGGCCATGCCTGCCTGGGCGCGGAGCGGCTGGTCTTCTGCGCCGCGCCGGCCTATCTGCAGCGCTGCGGCACACCTGTGTCAGCCGACGAGCTGCCCGGCCACGAGCTGGTGATGTACGGCCGCGCCGAGGGCTCGCCCAGCCCCTGGCGCATCGCCCGCGGCGAAGCGGCGGTGGAACGCCGGATGTTCGATGCACGCATCGTCGTGGGCAACGGCCAGGCACAGCTCGACGCGGTGCTGGCCGGCTGCGGCATCGCCCAGCTGGCGACCTGGCTGGCCGGGGATGCGCTGCGCGAGGGCCGGCTGGTGCAGATCCTGCCGGACTGGTCGGTCGATGGCCTGCCGCTCAACCTGGTCTGGCCGCGGAGCAAACGGCTGCTGCCCAAGGTGAGCGGGCTGGTGGCCTACCTGAGCGATCGGCTCGGCGTGCGCTAG
- a CDS encoding MFS transporter, protein MSPLPAVRPPGQSSIVVLAIAAFVIVTTEFLMVGLLPALSRDLGISVVTAGQLVTLFAVVVMVFGPVLTASLSHFGRKRLFVAVLLLFAVSNAVAALAPNLWVLAFARIVPALALPVFWGTASDTAARIAGPERAGRAVSRVYLGISGAMLFGIPLGTLAGDLIGWRGAFWLLAALSLLVAALLHQTMPAMASGERVSLAEQARILRCPRFVADVLLSVLVFTAMFSGYTYLAETLERLAQVPAAQVGWWLMGFGAVGLAGNWLGGRWVDRSPLATTAGFCLLLAVGMGATVLLAASHAGLALALAVWGVANTALYPVCQIRVMKSAARAQALAGTINVSAANAGIALGAIVGGLSISSWGIASVGLVGAAIALLAALGAAWVGRIRPA, encoded by the coding sequence ATGTCTCCGCTTCCCGCCGTGCGCCCTCCGGGCCAGTCCTCCATCGTGGTCCTGGCGATCGCCGCCTTCGTCATCGTCACCACCGAATTCCTGATGGTGGGCCTGCTGCCCGCCCTGTCACGCGACCTGGGCATTTCGGTGGTCACCGCCGGGCAGCTGGTGACCTTGTTCGCGGTCGTGGTCATGGTGTTCGGCCCGGTGCTGACCGCATCGCTGTCGCACTTCGGGCGCAAGCGGCTGTTCGTCGCTGTGCTGCTGCTCTTCGCGGTGTCGAACGCGGTGGCCGCGCTGGCGCCCAATCTCTGGGTGCTGGCCTTCGCCCGCATCGTGCCGGCGCTGGCGCTGCCCGTCTTCTGGGGCACGGCCAGCGACACGGCGGCGCGCATCGCCGGGCCGGAGCGGGCGGGCAGGGCCGTCTCCCGCGTCTATCTCGGCATCTCCGGCGCCATGCTCTTCGGCATACCGCTGGGCACCCTGGCCGGCGACCTGATCGGCTGGCGCGGCGCCTTCTGGCTGCTGGCGGCCCTGTCGCTGCTGGTGGCTGCCCTGCTGCACCAGACCATGCCCGCCATGGCCTCGGGCGAACGGGTGAGCCTGGCGGAGCAGGCGCGCATCCTGCGTTGCCCGCGTTTCGTCGCCGACGTGCTGCTGTCGGTGCTGGTGTTCACCGCCATGTTCAGCGGCTACACCTATCTGGCCGAAACCCTGGAGCGTCTCGCCCAGGTGCCGGCGGCGCAGGTGGGCTGGTGGCTGATGGGCTTCGGCGCCGTGGGACTGGCCGGCAACTGGCTGGGAGGGCGCTGGGTGGACCGGTCGCCGCTGGCCACCACGGCCGGTTTCTGCCTGCTGCTGGCCGTTGGCATGGGTGCGACGGTGCTGCTGGCCGCATCGCATGCCGGGCTGGCGCTGGCCCTGGCGGTGTGGGGCGTGGCGAACACGGCGCTGTACCCGGTCTGCCAAATCCGGGTGATGAAGTCCGCGGCGCGGGCCCAGGCGCTGGCCGGCACCATCAATGTGTCGGCGGCCAATGCGGGCATCGCGCTCGGCGCGATCGTGGGCGGCCTCAGCATCTCCTCCTGGGGCATCGCCAGCGTGGGGCTGGTGGGCGCGGCCATCGCCTTGCTGGCGGCGCTGGGGGCGGCCTGGGTGGGCCGCATCCGCCCGGCCTAG
- a CDS encoding ATP-binding protein, whose product MEDRVLILAPRGRDAEVIEGVLRAQGIVCHGCRDFAELLQEISREAAAVIVTEEALAGDSMQALGDYLGAQPAWSDFPFVVLATRQTGRRSQSALHSLQELGNIVLLERPVNPETLASAARSALRARLRQYATRRHLAALEESRATVERLNTELENRIGERTADLSQANNRLMREIAERERAQASVVQGQKMEAIGRLTGGMAHDFNNLLHVVNINLQMIARTAKDPASADHARRAREAVTRGSRLTAQLLSFARAQSLVPKLQDVNQLLTNLSELIGVSVGSRIEVVLDLWPGRVSAVLDSAQLEMAVLNMAVNSRDAMAGGGRLVIRTEVRNQPDGQREAILSVRDTGSGIPPALLEKVFDPFFTTKPVGEGTGLGLSQVYGFAQQSGGRAELKSAVGQGTTVELRFPLAEGADFAGDGNGGKPAGMPEGRPGMEILVVEDDAGVRQTMVECLRMLRYTVHEATDGLAGLRALEKCRPTLLLADYLMPGMNGAELIAAARVLHPDLPILLATGYADMAQVQQVLGRQAVLRKPFDVETLATTVAAAIQRSEPAEPDVPPLAVNDLLRMEKRAG is encoded by the coding sequence ATGGAAGACCGGGTTCTCATCCTCGCACCGCGTGGCCGCGACGCCGAAGTGATCGAGGGCGTGCTGCGCGCCCAGGGCATCGTCTGCCATGGCTGCCGCGACTTCGCCGAGCTGCTGCAGGAGATATCGCGCGAGGCGGCCGCGGTCATCGTCACCGAGGAGGCGCTCGCCGGCGATTCGATGCAGGCGCTGGGCGACTACCTGGGCGCGCAGCCCGCCTGGTCGGACTTTCCCTTCGTGGTGCTGGCCACCCGGCAGACCGGGCGCCGCTCGCAGTCGGCCCTGCATTCGCTGCAGGAGCTGGGCAACATCGTGCTGCTGGAGCGGCCGGTGAACCCCGAGACCCTGGCCAGCGCTGCCCGCAGCGCCCTGCGTGCCCGGCTGCGCCAGTACGCCACCCGGCGCCACCTGGCCGCGCTGGAGGAATCCCGCGCCACGGTGGAGCGGCTCAACACCGAGCTGGAGAACCGCATCGGCGAACGCACGGCCGACCTGTCGCAGGCCAACAACCGGCTGATGCGCGAGATTGCCGAGCGCGAACGAGCCCAGGCCAGCGTGGTGCAGGGCCAGAAGATGGAAGCCATCGGCCGGCTCACCGGCGGCATGGCGCACGACTTCAACAACCTGCTGCATGTGGTCAACATCAACCTGCAGATGATCGCCCGCACCGCCAAGGATCCGGCCTCGGCCGACCATGCCCGCCGCGCCCGCGAGGCGGTCACCCGCGGCTCTCGGCTGACCGCGCAGCTGCTGTCCTTCGCCCGCGCGCAGAGCCTGGTGCCCAAGCTGCAGGATGTGAACCAGCTGCTGACCAATCTGAGCGAGCTGATCGGCGTATCGGTCGGCTCCCGCATCGAGGTGGTGCTGGACCTGTGGCCCGGCCGGGTCTCCGCCGTGCTCGACAGCGCGCAGCTGGAGATGGCGGTGCTCAACATGGCCGTGAACTCGCGCGACGCCATGGCCGGCGGCGGCCGGCTGGTGATTCGTACCGAAGTGAGGAACCAGCCAGACGGGCAGCGCGAGGCGATCCTGAGCGTGCGCGACACCGGCAGCGGCATACCGCCCGCCTTGCTGGAAAAGGTGTTCGACCCCTTCTTCACCACCAAGCCGGTGGGCGAAGGCACCGGGCTCGGCCTGAGCCAGGTCTATGGTTTCGCCCAGCAGTCCGGCGGCCGCGCCGAGCTGAAAAGCGCGGTGGGCCAGGGCACCACGGTGGAGCTGCGTTTTCCCCTGGCCGAAGGCGCCGACTTCGCGGGCGACGGCAATGGCGGCAAGCCGGCCGGCATGCCCGAGGGCCGGCCCGGCATGGAGATCCTGGTGGTGGAAGACGATGCCGGCGTGCGCCAGACCATGGTCGAATGCCTGCGCATGCTGCGCTACACCGTGCATGAAGCCACGGATGGCCTGGCCGGCCTGCGGGCACTGGAAAAATGCCGTCCCACCCTGCTGCTGGCCGACTACCTCATGCCCGGCATGAACGGGGCCGAGCTGATCGCCGCCGCCCGGGTGCTGCATCCGGACCTGCCCATCCTGCTGGCCACCGGCTATGCCGACATGGCGCAGGTCCAGCAGGTGCTGGGGCGCCAGGCCGTGCTGCGCAAACCCTTCGATGTGGAAACCCTGGCCACCACCGTGGCGGCGGCCATCCAGCGCTCCGAGCCGGCCGAACCGGATGTGCCGCCGCTGGCGGTGAACGACCTGCTGCGCATGGAAAAGCGCGCCGGCTGA
- a CDS encoding ATPase domain-containing protein gives MPAFENSPQEGHASTGIAGLDNVLAGGLPNGHLYLVEGTPGSGKTTLGLQFLLRGRDAGESGVYVTLSETSTELHQVAASHGWNLQGIRVRDLVSDEGLSEDAEQSILHPSEFELGETTRSVMALVESEKPRRIVFDSLSEMRLLAQSPLRYRRQILALKRFFAVRGCTVLMLDDKTAGGDTHLHSIAHGVIHLEQSASDYGPDKRRLRVMKLRGVKFREGEHDFHLDRGGLQVFPRLVAHEHPHDFSSLPQSTGTRQLDELLGGGLVPGSNALFSGPAGTGKTTTAVSCAIQAMKQGRKVAYYLFDEGLGTLGLRCKSLGLDLDAYLASGQLQMRALDPAEVSPGQFAHSVRHAVEQDGCAMVVIDSLNAYLQAMTGGKFLLLQMHELLSYLNMRGVITVSILSQHGVVGDVRSDVDLSYLSDALVQFRYFEANGSLLKAISTIKSRTSAHETTIREFRLGKRGVEIGEALTDFQGVLSGIPRYTGNVPLLGQPTLAVPG, from the coding sequence ATGCCTGCGTTCGAAAACAGCCCGCAAGAAGGCCATGCCTCCACCGGTATTGCCGGCCTCGACAACGTGCTGGCGGGCGGCTTGCCGAACGGCCATCTCTATCTGGTGGAGGGCACGCCCGGCTCCGGCAAGACCACGCTGGGCCTGCAGTTCCTGCTGCGCGGGCGCGATGCCGGCGAATCCGGCGTGTACGTGACGCTCTCCGAGACCAGCACCGAGCTGCACCAGGTGGCCGCATCGCACGGCTGGAACCTGCAGGGCATCCGGGTGCGCGACCTGGTGAGCGATGAAGGGCTGAGCGAAGACGCCGAGCAGAGCATCCTGCACCCTTCCGAATTCGAACTCGGCGAGACCACCCGCAGCGTGATGGCGCTGGTGGAGAGCGAGAAACCGCGGCGCATCGTCTTCGACAGCCTCTCCGAGATGCGCCTGCTGGCCCAGAGCCCGCTGCGCTACCGGCGGCAGATCCTGGCCCTCAAGCGCTTCTTCGCGGTGCGCGGCTGCACGGTGCTGATGCTGGACGACAAGACGGCCGGCGGCGACACCCATCTGCACAGCATCGCCCACGGCGTCATCCACCTGGAGCAGAGCGCCAGCGACTATGGGCCGGACAAACGCCGCCTGCGGGTGATGAAGCTGCGCGGCGTGAAATTCCGCGAGGGCGAACACGACTTCCACCTGGACCGCGGCGGCCTGCAGGTGTTTCCCCGCCTGGTCGCCCACGAACACCCGCACGACTTCTCCAGCCTGCCGCAGAGCACCGGCACCCGCCAGCTCGACGAGCTGCTGGGCGGCGGCCTGGTGCCGGGCAGCAATGCGCTCTTCTCCGGTCCGGCGGGCACCGGCAAGACCACCACGGCGGTGAGCTGCGCGATCCAGGCCATGAAGCAGGGCCGCAAGGTCGCCTACTACCTGTTCGACGAGGGCCTGGGCACCCTGGGCCTGCGCTGCAAGTCGCTGGGGCTGGACCTGGACGCCTACCTGGCGTCCGGCCAGCTGCAGATGCGGGCGCTGGACCCGGCCGAGGTGTCGCCGGGCCAGTTCGCCCATTCGGTGCGCCATGCGGTCGAGCAGGACGGCTGCGCGATGGTGGTGATCGACAGCCTCAACGCCTACCTGCAGGCCATGACCGGCGGCAAGTTCCTGCTGCTGCAGATGCACGAGCTGCTGTCCTATCTGAACATGCGCGGCGTGATCACCGTCTCCATCCTGTCGCAGCACGGCGTGGTGGGCGATGTGCGCTCGGATGTGGACCTGAGCTACCTCAGCGATGCGCTGGTGCAGTTCCGCTATTTCGAGGCGAACGGCAGCCTGCTCAAGGCCATTTCGACGATCAAGAGCCGCACCAGCGCCCATGAGACCACCATCCGCGAATTCCGCCTGGGCAAGCGCGGCGTGGAGATCGGCGAGGCACTGACCGACTTCCAGGGTGTGCTCTCCGGCATCCCGCGCTACACCGGCAATGTGCCGCTGCTCGGCCAGCCCACCCTCGCCGTACCTGGCTGA